One genomic window of Streptomonospora nanhaiensis includes the following:
- a CDS encoding winged helix DNA-binding domain-containing protein: MEAIEHLVAMQAQMPNGPYVGLWARLENFRHDDLTALIESRDVVHATMLRCTQHLACGEDFRWLWPTVAPAVRKALTDAYYATQIEGMDLDELARVSRQLLTGKTLTRRDLGQLLTDRFPGRAPGRLAEAIELLEALVHPPPHSTWGRWGHRRGTPVTLADEWLGRPLTDAPQPETMVLRYLAAFGPAGVMDIQAWSGSTRLRKVVEGLRPKLRAFRDEQGGELLDLPDAPLGEPDRPAPVRFLPAFDNAVLGYRDRTRVISEENRRRIAPRASGGVPLFLVDGFAEGSWTLTNGHLHIAPFRPLSESEKAAVRDEAARLLAFVAPDNTEPSFTLE, from the coding sequence ATGGAGGCGATCGAGCACCTCGTGGCGATGCAGGCACAAATGCCCAACGGACCTTATGTGGGGCTGTGGGCGCGGTTGGAGAACTTCCGGCACGATGACCTGACGGCCCTGATCGAGAGCCGCGACGTGGTGCACGCCACTATGCTGCGCTGTACCCAACACCTGGCCTGCGGCGAGGACTTCCGTTGGCTGTGGCCGACGGTCGCGCCCGCTGTGCGGAAAGCCTTGACCGACGCGTACTACGCCACGCAGATCGAGGGGATGGATCTCGACGAGCTCGCCCGCGTCAGCCGACAGCTACTGACCGGAAAGACGCTCACCCGCCGGGATCTCGGCCAGTTACTCACCGACCGATTCCCCGGCCGCGCCCCTGGCCGGCTGGCCGAGGCCATCGAGCTGCTGGAGGCGTTGGTGCATCCACCACCCCACTCCACCTGGGGCCGGTGGGGGCATCGGCGTGGGACACCGGTCACCCTGGCTGACGAATGGCTCGGCCGCCCGCTGACCGACGCGCCACAACCGGAGACGATGGTCCTGCGCTACCTCGCCGCGTTCGGTCCAGCCGGTGTCATGGACATCCAGGCCTGGTCGGGATCGACCCGGCTCCGCAAGGTCGTCGAAGGGTTGCGGCCGAAACTGCGCGCCTTCCGGGACGAGCAGGGAGGCGAACTGCTCGACCTGCCCGACGCACCGCTGGGCGAACCGGACCGACCAGCGCCGGTCCGGTTCCTGCCCGCCTTCGACAACGCCGTCCTCGGGTACCGGGACCGGACCCGCGTGATCAGCGAGGAGAATCGCCGGCGGATCGCGCCCAGGGCCTCCGGGGGCGTGCCATTGTTCCTCGTCGACGGCTTTGCGGAAGGCAGCTGGACGCTCACGAACGGCCACCTGCACATCGCACCGTTCCGGCCACTGTCGGAATCCGAGAAAGCAGCGGTACGAGACGAGGCCGCCCGCCTGCTCGCGTTCGTCGCCCCGGACAACACCGAACCGTCGTTCACACTGGAGTAA
- a CDS encoding VOC family protein, translating to MARFIGFGNVVLPVRDLPASITAWTALLGGPPAFQSDDFAAFSNDGVEIGLTAAPWVDHPLVFWAVEDIEQEHRALVAAGATAMTETSDGSLAEVGTAEAAAGDNIDPATGIVDMPGARLAVLKAADGNLIAITQEVPMDWSADQS from the coding sequence ATGGCACGGTTTATCGGTTTCGGCAATGTAGTCCTGCCCGTGCGGGATCTGCCCGCCAGCATCACGGCCTGGACCGCGTTGCTGGGCGGACCACCCGCGTTCCAGAGCGACGATTTCGCGGCGTTCTCCAATGATGGCGTGGAGATCGGTCTCACCGCGGCGCCCTGGGTGGATCATCCGCTGGTCTTTTGGGCGGTCGAGGATATCGAACAGGAGCATCGCGCACTGGTCGCCGCCGGGGCGACGGCGATGACCGAGACCTCCGACGGATCGCTCGCCGAGGTCGGTACCGCCGAGGCCGCCGCAGGGGACAACATCGATCCGGCAACCGGCATCGTGGACATGCCCGGAGCCCGGCTGGCCGTCCTGAAGGCGGCCGACGGCAACCTGATCGCCATCACTCAAGAAGTACCGATGGACTGGTCGGCCGACCAATCGTGA
- a CDS encoding recombinase family protein, with product MSDNPDHTVSPTLAGWTPPSPRPRTPSPPPRPPAAGALIGYARVSTQGQKLDRQLAALTAAGCSRVFADKASGRDADRPNLTACLDYLRPGDTLVAPSLDRLARSLADLIALVGDLRRAGIGFRSLHEALDTTTPGGRLVFHVFAALAEFIRELIVQGTKEGLQAARAAGTRLGRPPAMTPEQVRHARDLLSRPENSVASIARLLGVSRSTVYKHVPELSGGRSALAAGEAEGAC from the coding sequence GTGTCCGACAACCCGGACCACACCGTTTCTCCTACGCTCGCCGGATGGACGCCGCCCTCACCCCGCCCGAGGACCCCCTCGCCCCCGCCCCGGCCGCCGGCGGCCGGGGCGCTCATCGGTTATGCCCGGGTCTCCACCCAGGGCCAAAAACTCGACCGCCAGCTCGCCGCGCTGACGGCCGCCGGGTGCTCCCGCGTCTTCGCCGACAAGGCCAGCGGCCGCGACGCCGACCGCCCCAACCTCACCGCCTGCCTGGACTACCTGCGCCCCGGCGACACCCTGGTCGCGCCCTCCCTGGACCGCCTGGCACGCTCCCTGGCCGACCTCATCGCGCTGGTCGGCGACCTGCGCCGCGCCGGCATCGGCTTCCGGTCCCTGCACGAGGCCCTGGACACCACCACCCCCGGCGGGCGGCTCGTCTTCCACGTCTTCGCCGCGCTGGCGGAGTTCATCCGCGAACTCATCGTCCAGGGCACCAAGGAAGGACTTCAGGCCGCCCGCGCGGCGGGCACGCGCCTGGGCCGGCCCCCCGCGATGACGCCGGAGCAGGTCCGCCACGCCCGCGACCTGCTGAGCCGCCCTGAGAACTCGGTGGCCTCCATCGCCCGCCTGCTCGGGGTGTCCCGCTCGACGGTGTACAAGCATGTGCCGGAGCTGTCCGGCGGGCGCTCCGCCCTGGCCGCAGGGGAGGCGGAGGGTGCGTGCTGA